One Blastopirellula marina genomic window carries:
- a CDS encoding transglutaminase N-terminal domain-containing protein: MRYQVQHKTAYTYSEPASVAHNLLHLRVPTMLRQSVEDFALLVEPKPRSIVSRTDYFGNQVHYFALSEPHEGMTITSTSRVTVKPAVIPSTSPAWEQIVTAGRSDDFPLEVRQFLFPSRHIGMLPILAEYGKTAFTKGRPIVEAVTELTTRIYKEYKYDSTVTSIQTPLEEVVRQRHGVCQDFAHVGIGTLRVLGLPARYVSGYLRTSPPPGKPRLVGADASHAWFSVFCGTELGWIDFDPTNNVVASTDHITLAHGRDFEDVSPIQGVVMGGGTRTMRVGVDVMPLDASGVNGPPAGPSSQASQQRQG; encoded by the coding sequence GTGCGTTATCAAGTCCAGCACAAGACGGCCTATACCTATTCCGAACCTGCTTCGGTGGCCCATAATCTGTTGCATCTGCGCGTCCCGACGATGCTTCGCCAGAGCGTGGAAGATTTCGCCCTGCTGGTCGAGCCGAAGCCACGTTCGATCGTCTCGCGAACGGACTATTTCGGTAACCAGGTGCACTACTTCGCGTTAAGCGAGCCGCACGAAGGGATGACAATCACGTCGACTAGCCGTGTAACGGTAAAGCCGGCCGTGATTCCATCGACATCGCCTGCTTGGGAACAGATTGTGACCGCAGGCCGGTCGGATGACTTCCCGCTAGAAGTACGTCAGTTTCTGTTTCCTTCGCGTCACATCGGAATGCTGCCGATTTTGGCTGAATATGGCAAAACGGCATTTACCAAGGGACGTCCAATCGTCGAGGCTGTCACGGAGCTGACGACGCGGATCTACAAAGAATACAAATACGATTCGACGGTCACCAGCATTCAAACGCCGCTGGAAGAAGTCGTTCGCCAACGTCACGGCGTCTGTCAAGACTTCGCCCATGTAGGCATTGGCACGCTGCGCGTTCTCGGTTTGCCGGCACGCTACGTAAGCGGCTATCTGCGAACCTCGCCACCTCCGGGCAAGCCACGCCTGGTCGGGGCGGATGCTTCCCACGCTTGGTTCTCAGTCTTTTGCGGCACAGAACTAGGTTGGATCGACTTCGACCCGACGAATAACGTCGTCGCTAGTACGGACCACATCACCTTGGCACACGGTCGCGACTTCGAAGACGTCTCGCCAATTCAGGGAGTCGTCATGGGAGGCGGAACGCGGACGATGCGAGTCGGTGTCGACGTGATGCCACTTGACGCGAGCGGAGTAAACGGACCGCCAGCGGGACCATCGAGCCAGGCTTCGCAGCAGCGACAAGGCTGA
- a CDS encoding alpha/beta hydrolase family protein, with protein MSVAPKFEWIDQTSPVRSLTYTGEKYQGNATSVFAYYATPGSVMGDESLDKDLPVVVLIHGGGGTAFREWAELWAKRGYAAIAMDLAGSRPNEGQNPHDQKNRTRLPKGGPDQSGKEKFLAIDQAATDQWQFHAVANAILAHSLVLSFPEVDKQRSAVTGISWGGYLTCIVSGVDTRFDAAVPVYGCGYLLDNSAWLNQFNAMTPEQRERWTTWWEPSQYLPAVEMPILMVNGTNDFAYPLDSYMKSYQAIPDQTDKQLAVTVKMPHSHPAGWASPVIARFIDQHLRQTEALPEIGLPKVEGQSVRLNFADAKISKAEIHWSSDAQPVNQHEWETREATIHDGYVLAPKPPEDAKLWFMTVETADGSPISTEVLFAVAPSN; from the coding sequence TTGTCGGTTGCACCGAAGTTCGAGTGGATCGATCAGACTTCGCCAGTTCGATCGTTGACCTACACTGGCGAGAAATATCAAGGAAACGCTACGAGTGTCTTCGCATATTATGCGACACCTGGAAGCGTAATGGGAGACGAGTCCCTTGATAAAGATCTGCCAGTGGTCGTGCTGATTCATGGTGGCGGGGGAACCGCCTTCCGTGAATGGGCGGAGTTATGGGCCAAGCGGGGATATGCCGCAATTGCCATGGACCTTGCCGGCAGTCGACCCAACGAAGGCCAGAATCCGCACGATCAAAAGAATCGCACTCGTTTGCCTAAGGGCGGTCCCGATCAATCTGGCAAAGAGAAGTTCCTGGCCATCGACCAAGCAGCCACCGACCAATGGCAATTCCATGCGGTCGCCAATGCCATCTTGGCGCATTCGCTCGTTCTTAGTTTTCCGGAAGTTGACAAGCAGCGAAGCGCGGTCACCGGAATCAGTTGGGGCGGCTACTTAACTTGCATTGTCTCCGGGGTCGATACCCGTTTCGATGCAGCGGTTCCGGTGTACGGCTGTGGTTATCTGCTTGATAACAGTGCCTGGTTGAATCAGTTCAATGCCATGACACCCGAGCAACGCGAGCGCTGGACCACCTGGTGGGAGCCTTCCCAGTATCTGCCAGCGGTCGAGATGCCAATCTTGATGGTCAACGGCACCAACGATTTCGCTTATCCCCTTGATAGCTACATGAAGAGCTATCAGGCCATTCCCGATCAAACCGACAAGCAGTTGGCCGTGACCGTGAAAATGCCCCACAGTCATCCTGCTGGATGGGCGTCGCCGGTAATCGCACGATTCATAGACCAGCATTTGCGGCAAACAGAAGCCCTACCCGAGATCGGCTTGCCTAAGGTAGAAGGACAGTCGGTTCGTCTCAATTTTGCCGATGCCAAGATTTCTAAAGCCGAAATTCATTGGAGCAGCGACGCGCAGCCCGTCAATCAGCATGAATGGGAAACGCGTGAAGCAACCATTCACGATGGCTACGTCCTCGCCCCTAAACCGCCAGAAGACGCTAAACTTTGGTTCATGACTGTCGAAACCGCCGATGGAAGTCCTATCAGCACAGAAGTACTTTTCGCTGTGGCCCCCTCGAATTGA
- a CDS encoding glycosyltransferase — protein MEPVSGNSSVSPNCVLVVPCYNEEKRLPTGAFETFRHAYPHVNFLFVNDGSHDGTQSLLEALKHSAPESFDVVMLDRNRGKAEAIRRGLLEAIARQPAFVGFWDADLSTPLDEVPRFLDLMQEHPDVEMVIGSRVQLLGRDISRRLLRHYMGRIFATLASAAIGLPVYDTQCGAKLFRVTPSLNQAFDKPFSSRWVFDVELIDRFLRLSQEEEKAPRREQIVEVPLQKWTDVAGSKLGTLDCIQAGCDLLRLTFRIRSNPR, from the coding sequence ATGGAACCGGTGTCCGGCAACTCGAGTGTTTCCCCTAACTGCGTTCTCGTTGTTCCTTGTTATAACGAAGAAAAACGCCTGCCGACGGGGGCGTTTGAAACGTTCCGTCATGCCTATCCACACGTGAATTTCCTGTTCGTCAACGACGGCAGTCACGATGGAACCCAGTCGCTCTTGGAAGCCCTGAAGCACTCCGCCCCCGAAAGTTTCGACGTGGTGATGCTCGATCGAAATCGCGGCAAGGCCGAGGCAATCCGTCGCGGGCTGTTGGAAGCGATCGCCCGCCAGCCGGCGTTCGTTGGCTTCTGGGACGCCGACCTTTCGACACCGCTCGACGAGGTCCCCCGATTTCTCGATCTGATGCAAGAGCATCCGGACGTCGAGATGGTGATCGGATCACGCGTGCAATTGCTTGGCAGAGACATTTCTCGCCGGCTTTTGCGTCACTATATGGGCCGCATTTTCGCCACGCTGGCTTCCGCGGCGATTGGTTTGCCGGTCTACGATACACAGTGCGGTGCGAAGCTGTTTCGTGTTACGCCCTCTCTCAACCAGGCGTTTGATAAGCCATTTTCCAGTCGCTGGGTGTTTGACGTTGAGCTGATCGACCGCTTCCTACGATTGTCGCAGGAAGAAGAAAAGGCGCCTCGACGCGAACAGATCGTCGAAGTGCCTTTGCAGAAATGGACCGATGTTGCCGGCTCAAAATTGGGGACGCTTGATTGCATTCAAGCCGGATGCGACTTACTACGGCTGACGTTTCGGATTCGATCGAATCCGCGTTAG
- a CDS encoding heavy metal translocating P-type ATPase → MAIDPICGMNVDESTRWRSTREGQTFYFCCEHCLHKFEAGGDTQDAPQQLVTLGEAPEKKSCCHGDHHDHAGHTHGGKKNSQSTAKYICPMCEGVESETPGDCPKCGMALERNQPAGRQTKTIYTCPMHPEVRQDHPGSCPKCGMDLEPETITTDEEEHDPELFWMTVRFWVAAALTLPVFALAMLPMVGIPTGIPPEVARWIQLVLSTPVVVWCGWPFFVRGVKSIMTMNLNMFTLISIGVAAAYLYSLLATLVPSAIPEHFRHGGEVPVYFEAAAMIVALVLLGQVIELRARKKTGSAIRELINLAPPTARLVENGEEREVPLSEVSAGQELKVIPGDKIPVDGEVISGSSSVDESMITGEANPIAKKEGDTVIGGTVNQSGTLRIKATNVGEDSVLSQIVQMVGQAQRSRAPIQRLADTVSGYFVPAIVGIAVLTFIIWSIWSPAEPRLAYALLNAVAVLIVACPCALGLATPMSIMVGVGRGAKAGVLVKEAAGLETLQQVDTVVVDKTGTLTEGKPKLTQLQPANEFSEEDLLKYAAAVEQNSEHPIGRSIVNGAKDREMAIPEATDFDSTTGQGVQATVDGKKIVCGKPSLLKEHGVEFNAEGSPEGTTVYLAVDGTYAGSLVVSDPLKSSTQGAIQALHEMGIRVIMMTGDNPKVAEAIAKKLNIDDYQADLSPQDKHDRIQKLRDEGAKVAMAGDGINDAPALAAADVGIAMGTGTDVAIESAAITLMGGDLNGVVKAFRLSHRVMRNIKQNLFFALVYNGIGVPIAAGILVPIFGMNALLNPMFAAAAMSFSSVSVIGNALRLRATNLTG, encoded by the coding sequence ATGGCCATTGATCCAATCTGTGGAATGAATGTAGACGAGTCGACTCGTTGGCGATCAACTCGTGAAGGGCAAACATTCTACTTTTGCTGCGAGCATTGTCTGCACAAATTCGAGGCTGGTGGCGATACACAGGACGCCCCACAGCAACTCGTTACCCTTGGCGAAGCACCTGAAAAGAAGAGCTGCTGTCACGGCGATCATCACGATCACGCTGGCCACACGCACGGCGGAAAGAAGAACAGTCAGTCGACCGCCAAATATATTTGCCCTATGTGCGAAGGCGTGGAAAGCGAAACGCCAGGCGATTGCCCGAAGTGTGGTATGGCACTCGAACGGAACCAACCCGCTGGACGCCAAACCAAAACGATTTACACCTGTCCGATGCATCCAGAAGTACGGCAAGACCATCCTGGTAGCTGCCCGAAATGTGGGATGGATCTTGAACCGGAAACCATTACGACCGACGAAGAAGAACACGATCCTGAATTGTTTTGGATGACAGTTCGCTTCTGGGTCGCGGCGGCGCTCACATTGCCCGTGTTCGCACTAGCCATGTTACCGATGGTCGGTATCCCGACCGGCATCCCGCCCGAAGTTGCCCGATGGATTCAGCTGGTCTTATCGACACCTGTGGTCGTGTGGTGTGGCTGGCCCTTCTTCGTCCGCGGCGTGAAGTCGATCATGACGATGAACCTGAACATGTTCACGCTGATTTCGATCGGCGTGGCTGCCGCATACCTTTATAGTTTGTTAGCAACCCTGGTACCTAGTGCGATCCCCGAGCATTTCCGCCATGGTGGCGAAGTGCCTGTCTATTTTGAGGCCGCCGCAATGATCGTGGCCCTTGTGTTGTTGGGCCAAGTGATTGAACTACGAGCCCGCAAGAAAACCGGCAGTGCAATTCGAGAGCTGATCAACCTCGCGCCACCAACAGCTCGGCTGGTTGAAAACGGCGAGGAACGGGAAGTCCCGCTAAGCGAAGTCTCGGCCGGGCAAGAATTAAAGGTCATTCCTGGCGATAAGATTCCGGTCGATGGGGAAGTGATCTCAGGTAGCTCGTCGGTCGACGAGTCGATGATCACAGGCGAAGCAAACCCGATCGCGAAGAAAGAAGGGGATACGGTGATCGGTGGAACGGTCAATCAAAGTGGTACGCTGCGGATCAAAGCGACCAACGTCGGAGAGGACTCCGTGTTGTCGCAGATCGTGCAGATGGTCGGTCAGGCCCAACGAAGTCGGGCTCCGATTCAGCGATTGGCCGATACGGTCTCTGGCTACTTTGTGCCGGCCATCGTTGGAATCGCCGTGCTGACATTCATCATTTGGTCGATTTGGTCGCCGGCTGAACCCCGCTTGGCGTACGCACTTCTCAACGCAGTGGCTGTGTTGATTGTTGCCTGTCCTTGTGCGTTAGGGCTGGCAACGCCGATGTCGATTATGGTTGGCGTTGGTCGCGGTGCCAAAGCTGGGGTGCTTGTCAAGGAAGCGGCCGGCTTGGAAACGTTGCAACAGGTCGATACCGTGGTGGTCGACAAAACAGGGACGCTGACCGAAGGCAAGCCGAAGCTCACCCAGCTTCAACCGGCGAACGAGTTCAGCGAAGAGGACCTGTTGAAATACGCCGCCGCTGTCGAGCAGAACAGCGAACATCCCATCGGGCGATCGATTGTCAACGGAGCAAAGGATCGGGAGATGGCGATTCCGGAAGCCACCGATTTCGATTCCACCACCGGGCAAGGCGTTCAAGCGACGGTCGATGGCAAGAAGATTGTTTGTGGTAAGCCTTCCTTGCTCAAGGAGCATGGCGTCGAATTCAATGCCGAAGGCTCACCTGAAGGAACAACCGTCTACTTGGCAGTCGATGGAACGTACGCCGGTTCGCTCGTGGTCAGCGACCCCCTTAAGTCGTCAACGCAAGGTGCGATTCAAGCCCTGCATGAAATGGGGATTCGCGTGATCATGATGACCGGCGATAACCCTAAGGTTGCCGAGGCGATCGCCAAAAAACTAAACATCGACGACTACCAGGCCGATCTCTCACCGCAAGACAAGCACGACCGTATCCAGAAACTGCGAGACGAAGGCGCCAAGGTCGCCATGGCGGGTGACGGTATTAACGATGCCCCCGCACTCGCGGCCGCCGATGTCGGAATTGCCATGGGTACCGGTACCGACGTAGCGATCGAGAGTGCCGCGATTACCTTGATGGGTGGCGATCTGAACGGCGTGGTGAAAGCATTCCGTTTAAGCCATCGCGTGATGCGAAACATCAAGCAGAACTTGTTCTTCGCGCTGGTCTACAACGGAATTGGTGTGCCGATTGCGGCCGGGATTCTGGTTCCCATTTTCGGGATGAACGCCTTGTTAAATCCAATGTTCGCCGCTGCCGCAATGAGCTTCAGCTCGGTCAGCGTTATTGGCAACGCATTACGACTACGGGCCACAAATCTTACAGGGTAA
- a CDS encoding circularly permuted type 2 ATP-grasp protein — translation MFSPGGSPRINCQLLYKHIQELTSNDLRKRKTAAERSMIRLGITFNVYGEQEGTERIIPFDILPRIIQGEQWSWISKGLKQRIVALNMFIDDIYHDQKILKDGVIPEHVVRSASSFRPQCVGLNPPHGIWCHITGTDLVRDGDGQFYVLEDNLRCPSGVSYVLQNRQLMKQTFPGLFEAQFVRPVDDYCSQLLDALNYLAPEHIEKPQVAVLSPGIYNSAYFEHSFLAQQMGVELVEGRDLVVRDRRVYARTTKGLRSVDVIYRRIDDDFIDPQAFRKDSMLGVPGIMDAYRAGNIALANAPGTGIADDKVIYAYVPDMIKYYLSEDAILPNVPTYVCWDDKQRDHVIKNIADMVVKPANESGGYGMLIGPRASKEEHAKFVELIKANPRNYIAQPTLSLSRAPVIIDDHLEGRHVDLRPFIIYGRDIYVLPGGLTRVALRKGSLVVNSSQGGGSKDTWVV, via the coding sequence ATGTTCTCTCCCGGCGGCTCTCCCCGCATCAACTGCCAGCTACTTTACAAACATATCCAAGAGCTTACTTCTAACGACCTTCGTAAGCGTAAGACGGCTGCCGAACGTTCGATGATCCGCCTCGGGATCACGTTTAACGTGTACGGCGAGCAGGAAGGTACCGAGCGGATTATTCCGTTCGACATCCTGCCCCGCATTATTCAGGGGGAACAATGGTCGTGGATTTCTAAAGGTCTAAAGCAGCGTATTGTCGCGCTAAACATGTTTATCGACGACATCTATCATGATCAGAAGATCTTGAAGGATGGTGTCATCCCGGAACATGTCGTCCGCTCGGCAAGTTCATTCCGGCCGCAGTGCGTTGGCCTGAATCCGCCACACGGCATCTGGTGTCATATCACCGGGACCGACCTCGTTCGCGACGGAGATGGCCAGTTTTACGTACTGGAAGACAATCTCCGCTGCCCATCGGGCGTCTCCTACGTGCTGCAAAATCGCCAGTTGATGAAGCAGACGTTCCCAGGCCTGTTCGAGGCCCAGTTCGTACGTCCTGTGGACGATTACTGCAGCCAATTGCTGGACGCCCTGAATTACCTGGCTCCAGAACATATCGAAAAACCACAAGTCGCGGTTCTTTCGCCAGGCATTTATAACTCGGCTTACTTCGAGCATTCGTTCCTTGCCCAGCAAATGGGGGTCGAACTGGTCGAAGGGCGGGATTTAGTTGTGCGCGATCGACGGGTTTATGCCCGCACGACGAAAGGTCTTCGTAGCGTCGACGTCATTTATCGTCGAATCGACGACGACTTCATCGATCCGCAGGCATTCCGCAAGGATTCGATGTTGGGTGTTCCTGGCATTATGGATGCCTACCGAGCCGGCAATATCGCCCTCGCGAATGCCCCAGGTACGGGAATTGCCGACGACAAGGTGATTTATGCCTACGTCCCGGACATGATCAAATACTACCTGAGCGAAGACGCCATCTTGCCTAATGTGCCCACCTACGTTTGCTGGGACGACAAGCAGCGAGATCACGTGATCAAGAATATCGCCGACATGGTTGTAAAACCGGCTAATGAATCAGGCGGTTACGGCATGCTGATTGGGCCACGTGCCAGTAAGGAAGAACATGCCAAGTTTGTCGAATTGATCAAGGCAAATCCGCGAAACTACATTGCTCAGCCGACTTTGTCTCTTTCGCGAGCGCCGGTGATCATCGATGATCATTTGGAGGGGAGACATGTCGACCTGCGACCGTTTATCATCTATGGACGAGACATCTACGTTTTGCCTGGCGGACTGACGCGAGTGGCCCTGCGCAAGGGTTCGCTGGTCGTCAACTCGTCCCAGGGGGGCGGAAGCAAAGACACCTGGGTCGTGTAG
- a CDS encoding MATE family efflux transporter codes for MQRDRQKLFLEGPIGVALFRLAVPIILANVLQTGYQLTDAFWVGRLGASAVAAVSVSFPVTFLVIALGSGLGIAGATLSAQYMGAGRQDMVNHVAAQTMLMVFITSVILGTTGYMLAPYLLHWMGVEADVYRDGLAFMRVSFVGIIFVFLFAMFQALMRGIGQTTIPLLIVLGTVLLNIVLDPMFIFGWGPIPEQGVRGAALATLTTQGIAAMVGMIVFLLGRHGIQLRLADFRPDFPYIKRAFLLGAPGSVELSTRALGLIVLSFLVASFGTVTIASYGVGANVLQFVMIPAMGLSMAVSTLVGQNIGAGNTARASKVAILGACWGFGILTTVGIVAFAFAPNIVGFFVPDDQAVIDHGAEFIRVMSLAWGGLGIQLCMIATFRASGNFLISMVIALVSQWMLQFPVAYILSKHTPLEANGIWWSFPVMHGLMAVVAAAWFAQGGWKKTRITDRDDQVRQVTEETIVEDGLP; via the coding sequence ATGCAACGTGACCGCCAAAAACTTTTTCTCGAGGGGCCGATCGGTGTGGCTCTCTTTCGCTTGGCGGTTCCGATTATTCTCGCCAATGTGCTGCAAACGGGCTACCAGTTGACCGATGCTTTTTGGGTTGGGCGATTGGGGGCTTCCGCTGTGGCGGCTGTTTCGGTCAGCTTTCCGGTAACGTTTTTGGTGATCGCGCTCGGGTCTGGGCTGGGGATTGCTGGCGCGACGCTATCGGCTCAGTACATGGGCGCCGGCCGGCAAGATATGGTCAATCATGTGGCGGCCCAAACGATGCTGATGGTGTTCATTACGTCGGTCATTTTGGGAACGACCGGCTACATGCTTGCCCCCTACTTGCTGCATTGGATGGGGGTCGAAGCCGATGTATACCGTGACGGGCTGGCTTTCATGCGGGTCTCGTTTGTCGGCATTATCTTTGTGTTTCTATTCGCCATGTTTCAGGCTTTGATGCGCGGGATCGGTCAGACCACGATCCCGCTGCTGATTGTGCTGGGAACGGTGCTCTTGAATATCGTGCTCGATCCCATGTTCATTTTTGGCTGGGGGCCGATCCCGGAACAAGGAGTTCGTGGTGCAGCTTTGGCAACATTGACCACGCAAGGGATTGCCGCGATGGTCGGGATGATCGTGTTCCTCTTGGGGCGACACGGGATTCAATTGCGATTGGCCGACTTCCGACCTGACTTTCCGTATATCAAGCGGGCTTTCCTGCTTGGTGCGCCTGGTTCGGTCGAGCTATCGACCCGGGCGCTTGGACTGATCGTGCTTTCGTTTCTAGTTGCCAGCTTCGGTACCGTAACGATTGCCTCGTACGGAGTCGGGGCGAATGTGTTGCAGTTCGTGATGATCCCAGCGATGGGGCTTTCGATGGCCGTCTCGACTTTAGTTGGCCAGAACATCGGAGCAGGCAACACGGCCCGAGCGTCGAAGGTCGCGATCCTTGGTGCGTGTTGGGGATTTGGAATTTTAACGACCGTCGGCATCGTGGCGTTTGCCTTCGCACCGAACATCGTGGGCTTCTTCGTACCAGACGATCAAGCCGTGATCGATCATGGAGCCGAGTTCATTCGCGTGATGAGCCTGGCCTGGGGGGGACTGGGAATTCAGCTTTGCATGATCGCAACCTTCCGTGCTTCAGGCAATTTCCTGATTTCGATGGTGATTGCCTTGGTCTCGCAGTGGATGCTGCAATTCCCTGTGGCGTACATCTTATCGAAGCACACGCCGTTGGAGGCGAATGGCATCTGGTGGTCGTTCCCCGTGATGCATGGGCTGATGGCCGTGGTGGCCGCGGCTTGGTTTGCCCAAGGCGGGTGGAAGAAAACCCGCATCACGGATCGCGATGACCAGGTTCGTCAGGTCACCGAAGAAACAATCGTGGAAGATGGCCTGCCGTGA
- a CDS encoding class I SAM-dependent methyltransferase encodes MDVRSFWDERFGQSEYIYGTEPNSFLKASEFQLPPSGRVLCLCEGEGRNAVFLARQGHQVTGVDVSAEGKKKAERLAEQNDVSIDYVLSDLCQFDFGDAKWDAIVSISAHLPSAVRADVYPKVFTSLKPGGVFLLESYHPRQLEYGTGGPKDVDMLLTLKLLRAHFPNLEVQHEVELEREVTEGTYHTGNAFVTQFIGRKGSN; translated from the coding sequence ATGGATGTGCGATCGTTCTGGGACGAGCGATTTGGCCAATCGGAGTACATTTACGGTACCGAGCCCAATTCGTTTCTCAAGGCCTCCGAATTTCAATTGCCACCATCGGGCCGCGTACTTTGCCTGTGCGAAGGGGAGGGCCGCAACGCAGTTTTTCTCGCCCGTCAGGGACACCAAGTCACCGGCGTGGATGTCTCGGCCGAAGGGAAGAAGAAAGCGGAGCGATTGGCTGAACAAAACGATGTATCCATCGATTACGTCTTATCCGACTTGTGCCAGTTCGACTTCGGTGACGCCAAGTGGGACGCGATCGTCTCGATCTCGGCCCATCTCCCATCCGCCGTGCGGGCTGATGTTTATCCAAAGGTCTTCACGTCGTTAAAACCAGGCGGCGTGTTTCTGCTGGAATCCTACCATCCTCGGCAACTCGAATACGGAACAGGAGGGCCGAAGGATGTCGACATGCTCCTGACACTCAAGCTTCTTCGCGCTCATTTCCCAAATCTCGAAGTCCAGCATGAAGTCGAACTCGAACGCGAAGTCACCGAAGGGACGTACCATACCGGCAACGCCTTCGTCACGCAGTTCATCGGCCGCAAAGGTTCTAACTAA
- a CDS encoding alpha-E domain-containing protein — MLSRVADSIYWTSRYIERAEAVARFIAVNLNISMDLSTAGNQQWGPLVTTTGDNEMFSETYGEATKRNVIEFLTFDRKNPNSILTCLINARENARSIRERISAEMWEHINRFYLMVKDEGDAEGILDDLHDFYDAVRNSGQQFVGVTDATMTHGEGWHFCQLGRFLERADKMSRILDVKYYILLPSPQHVGSPFDDLQWAALLRSASAYEMYRQRFGRIAPQNVVDFLMLDKEFPRAVLHCLTRANESLHAITGSDIEGFTNLPEQRLGQLRAEFAFTSATDIIGRGLHEFIDDFQTRLNSVGESIGTTFFSLQPV; from the coding sequence ATGTTAAGTCGCGTCGCCGACTCGATCTATTGGACCAGCCGATACATCGAACGGGCAGAAGCTGTCGCCCGATTTATCGCCGTCAACTTGAACATCAGTATGGATTTGTCCACTGCCGGAAATCAGCAGTGGGGCCCGTTGGTCACGACCACCGGGGATAACGAGATGTTCTCGGAGACATACGGGGAAGCTACCAAACGGAATGTCATCGAGTTTCTCACGTTTGATCGTAAGAATCCGAACTCGATTCTCACCTGTTTGATCAACGCCCGTGAAAATGCGCGGAGTATTCGTGAACGTATTTCCGCAGAGATGTGGGAACACATCAATCGTTTTTATCTCATGGTCAAGGATGAAGGGGATGCCGAGGGCATCCTCGACGACCTGCACGACTTCTACGACGCCGTCCGCAATTCAGGTCAACAGTTCGTCGGGGTGACCGACGCGACGATGACCCACGGCGAAGGCTGGCACTTCTGTCAGTTGGGCCGATTCCTGGAACGGGCCGACAAGATGTCGCGAATCCTCGACGTGAAGTACTACATCCTGCTGCCCAGTCCGCAGCATGTGGGTAGCCCTTTCGACGATTTACAGTGGGCCGCCCTGCTCCGCTCGGCGAGTGCCTATGAAATGTACCGTCAACGCTTCGGGCGGATCGCACCGCAGAATGTGGTCGACTTCCTGATGCTCGATAAAGAATTCCCGCGAGCCGTGCTTCACTGCTTGACGCGTGCTAACGAATCTTTGCATGCGATCACCGGCAGCGACATTGAAGGGTTTACCAACCTGCCTGAGCAGCGTTTGGGACAGCTTCGTGCCGAGTTCGCATTCACCAGTGCGACCGATATCATCGGCCGTGGTTTGCACGAGTTTATCGACGACTTCCAGACTCGGCTAAATTCGGTCGGTGAATCGATCGGGACAACGTTCTTTAGCTTACAACCGGTTTAA
- a CDS encoding class I SAM-dependent methyltransferase, with translation MFPLSDSPQQVESSEAEYAQGMDAAQFETHAAHEQTHWWFVARRQILRKVLLELASPGTPLLDVGCGTGANAAWFAERFPTTGIDVSRYAIDLARKRFPGVRFECGTIGDLDTATCQSVRLVTLLDVLEHVPDDLQVFSQLASHLSPGTHFVVTVPAGLDLWSPHDQALGHYRRYSPKRLTQVWDGLPVECRLLSHFNSRLYGPIKMVRSLTRKRRHSAGHGGTDLSLPPSPINAALRHWFAGESHRIVGSLKRGGAGGYPRGVSLLAVLTRLEGDIEVRTRGADVSRDHYDPIAKQYLGD, from the coding sequence GTGTTTCCGCTGTCTGATTCTCCCCAGCAAGTCGAATCGTCTGAGGCCGAATACGCCCAGGGAATGGATGCCGCGCAGTTTGAAACCCACGCTGCCCACGAGCAAACGCACTGGTGGTTCGTCGCACGAAGGCAAATCCTGCGGAAGGTGCTTCTAGAACTCGCCTCGCCAGGTACTCCCTTGCTGGACGTTGGTTGCGGTACTGGAGCCAACGCGGCTTGGTTTGCCGAGCGATTCCCCACGACTGGTATCGATGTCTCCCGTTATGCGATCGATCTGGCTCGCAAACGATTCCCTGGCGTTCGCTTTGAATGCGGAACGATTGGGGACTTAGATACCGCAACCTGTCAGTCGGTACGTTTGGTCACGCTGCTCGATGTGTTGGAGCACGTTCCGGATGACCTTCAAGTCTTCTCGCAACTTGCGAGTCATCTTTCGCCCGGCACCCACTTTGTGGTGACGGTCCCTGCCGGGCTTGATTTGTGGAGTCCCCATGATCAAGCGTTAGGCCATTATCGTCGCTACTCGCCTAAGCGGCTGACTCAAGTTTGGGATGGGTTACCGGTCGAGTGCCGCTTGCTTTCGCATTTCAATTCGCGGTTGTATGGTCCGATCAAGATGGTTCGTTCCCTCACTCGAAAACGGCGGCATAGTGCTGGGCACGGAGGGACGGATCTCTCGCTGCCACCTTCCCCTATCAATGCGGCCCTGCGGCATTGGTTCGCTGGCGAGTCGCATCGAATCGTCGGCAGCTTGAAGCGGGGCGGGGCAGGGGGCTACCCGCGTGGCGTCAGCTTGCTGGCCGTGCTAACACGTTTGGAAGGTGATATCGAAGTTCGTACCCGCGGCGCGGACGTCAGCCGTGATCATTACGATCCGATCGCTAAGCAATACTTGGGAGATTAA